A single genomic interval of Paralichthys olivaceus isolate ysfri-2021 chromosome 7, ASM2471397v2, whole genome shotgun sequence harbors:
- the rassf7a gene encoding ras association domain-containing protein 7, whose protein sequence is MELKVWVDGVVRVVCGLSEETSCQDVVIALAQAIGQTGRYVLIQRLRDTERQLLATEKPLESLAKLGQHGSEVQFFLRRTGPSSSDGPGSKQDRPTPLPLPMHSEPEPLKRSQPKKALTFNLGPSTSPRTKANQYKRSPRDSPEQRTSPSPSPSPLSSHVPSPSPSPPIGPSKEEVFRKVLQQQERLRAIEAQLEALETDSHTWDRPYPSPCPSPVSDARLQEEVDTLEQVMRRNQAELAHEQYWEEEFQAELEKERGMRRKLGELHAKLDDCGRRLHEFSVRSAQLEQEIQRESHAEAAVNGPEDSLDAVKEELQSQERQGTELEERISETDKTLGKAESLLQAKQEELEELNKELRQCNLQQFIQQTGVLPTHTHSRTELQEQLEQLELAHLLQDGYQNGSRSLTPVESPPRPTAKQFLGHPRNLQNPLVSSLNPEVLTSRESSWR, encoded by the exons ATGGAGCTCAAAGTGTGGGTGGACGGAGTGGTGCGGGTGGTGTGCGGCCTATCCGAGGAGACGTCCTGCCAGGATGTGGTCATCGCTTTGGCACAGGCCATTG gtCAGACAGGCCGTTATGTTCTGATCCAGCGTCTTAGGGACACGGAGAGGCAGCTGCTGGCCACAGAGAAGCCTCTGGAGTCTCTGGCTAAGTTAGGCCAGCATGGCAGCGAAGTTCAATTCTTTCTGCGGCGGACTGGCCCGAGCAGCAGTGACGGACCTGGCTCAAAACAAGACAGACCAACTCCCCTTCCGTTGCCCATGCATTCTGAGCCAGAGCCTTTGAAACGCAGCCAGCCTAAGAAAGCACTCACCTTTAACCTGGGACCATCCACCTCCCCTAGAACCAAAGCAAATCAGTATAAGAGGTCTCCTCGGGACTCTCCAGAACAGAGAACCTCTCCATCCCCTTCTCCCAGCCCTCTATCCTCTCATGTtccatctccctctccttcACCACCCATAGGCCCATCCAAAGAGGAGGTCTTTAGGAAAGTTCTTCAGCAACAGGAGAGACTAAGGGCCATCGAGGCCCAGCTAGAAGCCCTAGAGACAGACTCACATACCTGGGATCGTCCTTACCCATCTCCCTGTCCCTCACCAGTCTCTGATGCTCGTCTGCAAGAGGAGGTGGACACACTCGAGCAAGTGATGAGGAGGAACCAGGCCGAGCTTGCCCACGAGCAGTACTGGGAGGAGGAGTTCCAAGCAGAGTTAGAAAAAGAGCGAGGGATGAGGCGGAAGCTGGGGGAGCTCCACGCCAAGCTAGACGACTGCGGGCGACGGCTCCACGAATTCTCTGTACGCTCTGCTCAGCTCGAGCAAGAGATTCAGAGGGAGAGCCATGCGGAAGCGGCGGTCAACGGGCCTGAGGATTCCCTCGATGCTGTGAAGGAAGAGCTCCAGAGCCAGGAGAGGCAGGGGACGGAGCTGGAGGAGCGGATATCTGAGACTGACAAGACTCTGGGGAAGGCAGAGTCTCTGCTGCAG GCcaaacaggaggagctggaggagttgAACAAGGAGCTGAGGCAGTGTAACCTGCAGCAGTTTATTCAGCAGACAGGTGTcctgcccacacacacccactcgcgCACAGAGCTCCAGGAGCAACTGGAGCAGCTGGAGCTTGCACATCTTCTGCAAGATGGATACCAGAATGGAA gcCGCAGTTTAACTCCAGTGGAATCACCACCTCGCCCCACTGCCAAACAGTTCCTAGGACATCCGCGCAACCTGCAAAACCCTCTAGTGTCCAGTCTCAACCctgagg TCCTGACATCCCGAGAGTCGTCATGGAGATAA